A portion of the Lujinxingia litoralis genome contains these proteins:
- a CDS encoding DUF4910 domain-containing protein, whose amino-acid sequence MYQWARELYPMCRSLTGEGTRQTLRFLQERLPGMRLVEVPSGTRAFDWEVPLEWNIRGAQIRDMSGRVLVDFADHNLHVMGYSEPICARVSREKLEHHLYSIKEQPDAIPYVTSFYERRWGFCVPHRLREALGPGPFDVWIDSTLAPGSLTYGELLLEGESSREVLLSTYVCHPSMANNELSGPVVTTALARWLMAQPRRRLSYRIVFVPETIGSIVYLSRHLEEMRRRTLAGFVLSCVGDERTYSYLPTRRGDTLTDRVARHVLKHHAGSFDAYSFLDRGSDERQYGAVGVDLPVALMMRSKFHTYPEYHTSLDDLSLITPRGLEGAYEAHRLALYVLEHNARWRTTTICEPQLGRRGLHPTLSTREGARRDVGVKGMRNLLAYADGRLDLVELAEAVGLAAWECVPLLKILEREGLVVRVEEGGARDELREALGE is encoded by the coding sequence ATGTATCAATGGGCGCGTGAGCTCTATCCGATGTGCCGTAGCCTGACCGGGGAGGGGACCCGCCAGACCCTGCGATTCTTGCAGGAGCGTCTGCCGGGGATGCGCTTGGTGGAGGTGCCCAGTGGAACGCGCGCTTTTGATTGGGAGGTGCCGCTGGAGTGGAACATTCGGGGAGCGCAGATCCGCGACATGTCCGGGCGAGTGCTGGTGGATTTTGCCGATCATAATTTGCATGTGATGGGGTATTCGGAGCCCATCTGTGCGCGGGTGAGTAGAGAAAAGCTTGAGCACCATCTCTACTCGATCAAGGAGCAGCCCGACGCCATCCCTTATGTGACGTCGTTTTATGAGCGACGCTGGGGGTTTTGCGTGCCGCATCGGCTGCGCGAGGCGCTGGGACCGGGGCCCTTTGATGTGTGGATCGATAGCACCCTGGCGCCGGGCAGCCTGACCTATGGAGAGCTGCTGCTGGAGGGGGAGAGCTCGCGGGAAGTGCTCCTGTCGACCTATGTGTGTCATCCCTCCATGGCCAATAACGAGCTCTCCGGGCCGGTGGTCACCACGGCGCTGGCGCGTTGGTTGATGGCGCAGCCCCGGCGCCGGCTAAGCTACCGAATCGTCTTTGTCCCCGAGACCATCGGTTCGATCGTGTACTTAAGCCGTCACCTGGAGGAGATGCGTCGGCGGACGCTGGCCGGGTTTGTGCTCAGCTGTGTGGGTGACGAGCGTACCTACTCGTACCTGCCCACGCGCCGGGGGGACACGCTTACCGATCGGGTGGCGCGCCATGTGCTCAAGCATCATGCCGGCAGCTTTGATGCCTACAGCTTTCTGGATCGAGGCAGCGATGAGCGGCAGTACGGGGCGGTGGGTGTGGATCTGCCGGTGGCCCTGATGATGCGCTCGAAATTTCATACCTACCCGGAGTACCACACCTCATTGGACGACCTTTCGCTGATTACGCCGCGAGGGCTGGAGGGAGCGTACGAGGCGCATCGTCTGGCGCTTTACGTGCTGGAGCACAACGCGCGCTGGCGTACCACCACGATCTGTGAGCCCCAGCTGGGCCGGCGAGGGCTTCACCCGACGCTGAGCACGCGCGAGGGGGCGCGCCGCGACGTGGGAGTCAAAGGGATGCGCAACCTGCTGGCCTATGCCGACGGACGCCTCGACCTGGTGGAGCTGGCCGAGGCGGTGGGGCTGGCGGCCTGGGAGTGCGTACCCCTGTTGAAGATCCTGGAGCGCGAGGGGCTGGTGGTGCGCGTGGAGGAAGGAGGCGCGCGCGACGAGCTGCGGGAGGCCCTGGGGGAGTAG
- a CDS encoding phosphopantetheine-binding protein translates to MQPPHARTLLLELLDGPLTRAGEAPRDELDLIEAGVLDSIAFLELLSALQERAGITLDLLQTDPAELTTLGALLHLLRTSPR, encoded by the coding sequence ATGCAACCTCCCCACGCCCGAACTCTCCTTCTGGAATTGCTTGATGGCCCGCTCACCCGCGCCGGCGAGGCCCCCCGCGACGAGCTCGACCTCATCGAGGCGGGTGTGCTCGACTCCATCGCCTTTCTGGAGCTTTTAAGTGCTCTGCAGGAGCGCGCCGGCATCACCCTGGATCTCCTCCAGACCGACCCGGCCGAGCTCACCACCCTGGGAGCCCTGCTGCACCTCCTCCGCACCTCGCCACGCTGA
- a CDS encoding AAC(3) family N-acetyltransferase produces MTTYALSDLLRALKELHPEPPRLVFVHSSLFRLGLLQGATPTAIPELIFETLREHLGHRATICVPTFNFGFCRGEFFDRASTPSRQMGALAEFVRTLPHARRSAHPMQSIAAVGPLAAALTAPDTAGAFERGSSFDTLIEYDARVLTLGCGLERVSLVHWAEERVGVPYRAWKSFQAPYRSAGVARLRTYRMYARDLSLGLQSNIAPLTHALHRDRQLGERRVGASTLISVSSRDFVNQAIGLLEANPWALVTHRGTDGSLPRSSL; encoded by the coding sequence ATGACCACCTACGCCTTAAGCGACCTCTTACGAGCCCTCAAAGAACTTCATCCCGAGCCGCCGCGCCTGGTCTTTGTGCACAGCTCGCTCTTTCGTCTGGGGCTGCTCCAGGGGGCTACTCCCACGGCCATCCCCGAGCTGATCTTTGAGACCCTGCGCGAGCACCTGGGCCATCGGGCCACCATCTGCGTGCCCACCTTTAACTTCGGGTTCTGCCGCGGGGAGTTCTTTGATCGGGCCTCCACTCCCTCGCGGCAGATGGGGGCCCTGGCGGAGTTTGTGCGCACGCTCCCGCATGCCCGGCGCTCGGCGCATCCGATGCAATCGATCGCCGCGGTGGGTCCGCTGGCCGCGGCGCTGACCGCCCCGGACACCGCCGGGGCCTTTGAGCGCGGCTCCAGCTTCGACACGCTCATCGAGTACGACGCCCGGGTGCTCACCCTGGGCTGCGGGCTGGAGCGCGTGAGCCTGGTGCACTGGGCCGAAGAGCGGGTGGGTGTGCCCTACCGAGCGTGGAAGTCCTTTCAGGCGCCCTATCGGAGCGCGGGGGTCGCGCGCCTGCGCACCTACCGCATGTACGCCCGCGATCTCTCGCTGGGGCTTCAATCAAACATCGCCCCGCTCACCCACGCCCTGCACCGCGACCGCCAGCTTGGCGAGCGTCGGGTGGGCGCCTCGACCCTCATCAGCGTCTCCAGTCGCGACTTTGTCAATCAGGCCATCGGCCTGCTCGAAGCCAACCCCTGGGCGCTGGTCACCCACCGGGGAACCGACGGATCTCTGCCCCGGAGCAGCCTCTGA
- a CDS encoding amino acid adenylation domain-containing protein, with protein MVSIVEYVFDQAERTPDTAALLSEGQTTTYAELVGQAGRLGCALLSVAPPGGHQVVGIAAETSLSAHAGILSIWAAGAAYTPLNPHHPLSRRLELVERAGVDTLIVGPEALNDLDAFLSQAPRPLTLLLPELEHQTALRAAHPKHRLLFAPDLPPAPLPHAWRYVDPQALAYLLFTSGSTGTPKGVPITHANVGAYLEHARQAWPLQPGERVSRTFELTFDLSVHDLLTAWSSGATLVPLTRRDRLSPGRFILEHQLTRFFCVPTLAAAMARHGQLPPGGLGTLKSVLFCGEALPMGVARAFARAAPRAELFNLYGPTEATIAICARQLTPELLNQGEGSAPLGEPFAGHEAVVVDQEGQPQPTGEPGELWLRGPQVFAGYWKDDARSAEALAPGAFYRTGDRVVRDERGELRFVGRLDTQLKVRGHRIEPAEVEAALARALGHAQVACLPFPSEPRAADHLVALIAHPTELSPSAEQALRQRLLAELPAYMVPERLLALPTLPQNSNGKLDRRALALYLNTLRE; from the coding sequence ATGGTTTCCATCGTCGAGTACGTGTTTGACCAGGCGGAGCGCACCCCGGACACCGCGGCGCTGCTCAGCGAGGGGCAGACCACCACCTACGCCGAGCTGGTCGGGCAGGCCGGGCGTCTGGGCTGTGCGCTCTTAAGCGTGGCCCCCCCGGGAGGACATCAGGTGGTGGGCATCGCCGCGGAAACCAGCCTGAGCGCACATGCCGGGATCCTGAGCATCTGGGCCGCCGGCGCGGCCTACACCCCGCTGAACCCGCACCACCCGCTGAGCCGGCGCCTGGAGCTGGTGGAGCGCGCCGGGGTCGACACGCTGATTGTGGGGCCGGAGGCGCTCAACGACCTCGACGCCTTCTTAAGCCAGGCGCCCCGACCGCTCACCCTCTTGCTCCCGGAGCTTGAGCACCAGACCGCGCTGCGCGCGGCCCATCCCAAGCATCGCCTGCTCTTTGCCCCGGATCTCCCGCCGGCGCCCCTGCCTCATGCCTGGCGCTACGTCGACCCGCAGGCGCTGGCTTACCTGCTCTTCACCTCCGGGAGCACCGGCACCCCCAAGGGCGTGCCCATCACCCACGCCAACGTGGGCGCCTACCTGGAGCATGCGCGTCAGGCCTGGCCCCTGCAGCCCGGGGAGCGGGTCTCGCGCACCTTTGAGCTCACCTTCGACCTCTCGGTGCACGATCTGCTGACCGCCTGGTCTTCGGGCGCGACCCTGGTGCCCCTTACGCGCCGCGATCGCCTCTCCCCGGGGCGCTTTATTTTGGAGCATCAGCTCACGCGTTTTTTCTGCGTCCCGACGCTGGCCGCGGCGATGGCGCGTCACGGGCAGCTCCCTCCCGGCGGGCTGGGCACGCTAAAGAGCGTGCTCTTCTGCGGCGAAGCGCTGCCCATGGGGGTGGCCCGGGCCTTTGCCCGGGCCGCCCCCCGGGCCGAGCTCTTCAACCTCTACGGTCCCACCGAGGCGACCATCGCCATCTGCGCTCGCCAGCTCACCCCCGAGCTCCTGAATCAGGGCGAGGGCAGCGCCCCGCTGGGGGAACCCTTTGCCGGGCATGAGGCGGTGGTGGTCGACCAGGAGGGCCAGCCGCAACCGACTGGAGAGCCCGGCGAGCTCTGGCTACGCGGGCCCCAGGTCTTCGCGGGCTACTGGAAGGATGACGCGCGCAGCGCCGAGGCCCTGGCTCCGGGCGCCTTCTACCGCACCGGCGATCGGGTGGTCCGCGACGAACGCGGCGAGTTGCGCTTTGTGGGACGCCTCGACACTCAACTCAAGGTGCGGGGGCATCGGATTGAGCCGGCCGAGGTCGAAGCCGCCCTGGCCCGCGCGCTGGGTCACGCTCAGGTGGCCTGCCTGCCCTTTCCCTCCGAGCCCCGGGCCGCCGACCATCTGGTCGCGCTCATCGCCCACCCCACCGAGCTCAGCCCCAGCGCCGAGCAGGCGTTGCGCCAGCGCCTGCTCGCGGAGCTCCCGGCCTACATGGTGCCCGAACGTCTCTTAGCGCTGCCCACCCTGCCTCAGAACTCCAACGGCAAGCTCGATCGCCGCGCCCTCGCGCTCTACCTCAACACGCTCCGGGAGTGA
- a CDS encoding ABC transporter permease, with amino-acid sequence MTYVQLSPLDLAIAALLLLIPALISLALKLGLQKSLAIAALRTVVQLSLLGLILEWVFEANRWYYVLPMLLVMLIAAARAAISRSARQVPGSHITAFASLTLATSLTTFAITELVIGADPWFTPQYVIPLLGMLLGNGLTGISLGLDRMLSDIVLQRPAIEARLAMGSSLWEASRQHLKEGVRNGMIPIINAMMVVGLVSLPGMMTGQILAGADPADAVAYQILIMFMIAAATALGTITLCLLTFRRLAHPMARLRWDIITHRDETPAPSHAKK; translated from the coding sequence ATGACCTACGTCCAGCTCTCCCCCCTCGACCTGGCCATCGCCGCGCTCCTGCTGCTGATCCCGGCCCTCATCAGCCTGGCCCTCAAGCTCGGCCTCCAAAAAAGCCTGGCCATCGCCGCCCTGCGCACCGTCGTCCAGCTCTCCCTCCTGGGCCTGATCCTCGAATGGGTCTTTGAGGCCAACCGCTGGTACTACGTCCTCCCCATGCTCCTGGTCATGCTCATCGCCGCCGCCCGCGCCGCCATCTCCCGCTCCGCTCGCCAGGTGCCCGGCTCCCACATCACCGCCTTTGCCTCCCTGACCCTGGCCACCTCCCTGACCACCTTCGCCATCACCGAACTCGTCATCGGCGCCGACCCCTGGTTCACCCCCCAGTACGTCATCCCCCTGCTGGGCATGTTGCTCGGAAACGGCCTCACCGGCATCAGCCTGGGCCTCGACCGCATGCTCAGCGACATCGTCCTCCAACGCCCCGCCATCGAAGCCCGACTCGCCATGGGAAGCTCCCTCTGGGAGGCCTCCCGCCAGCACCTCAAAGAAGGCGTGCGAAACGGCATGATCCCCATCATCAACGCCATGATGGTCGTCGGCCTGGTCAGCCTCCCCGGCATGATGACCGGCCAGATCCTGGCCGGCGCCGACCCCGCCGATGCCGTCGCCTACCAGATCCTGATCATGTTCATGATCGCCGCCGCCACCGCCCTGGGCACCATCACCCTCTGCCTGCTCACCTTCCGCCGACTCGCCCACCCCATGGCTCGCCTGCGCTGGGACATCATCACCCACCGCGATGAAACGCCGGCCCCCTCCCACGCCAAAAAATGA
- a CDS encoding ABC transporter ATP-binding protein has product MSAPLLRVHNLSWTPPDHDAPLWSGVTFELGSGQRLALEGESGSGKSTLLRAIIGLLPGSTGQVYWRGQPLSPDTIRSVRRQLVYLHQRPAPLATTLGQELALARHYADFRPDDTPPGLDEDAQRQLLDLLGLGDLRDHHPFDRLSPGQQQRLALVRALTLKPRALLLDEPTASLDPERRDLVEALLLRYLNDDPTRALIWISHSRQQRQRLATRTLSIHRWRPPASTSP; this is encoded by the coding sequence ATGAGCGCCCCCCTCCTCCGGGTCCACAACCTCAGCTGGACCCCGCCCGACCACGACGCCCCCCTGTGGTCCGGCGTCACCTTCGAGCTGGGCTCCGGCCAACGATTGGCCCTGGAGGGGGAAAGCGGCTCGGGCAAGTCGACCTTGTTGCGGGCGATCATCGGGCTGCTCCCCGGCTCCACCGGTCAGGTCTACTGGCGCGGCCAGCCCCTGAGCCCCGACACCATCCGCTCCGTCCGACGCCAGCTCGTCTACCTCCACCAGCGCCCCGCCCCCCTGGCCACCACGCTGGGCCAGGAGCTCGCGCTGGCTCGCCACTACGCCGATTTTCGCCCCGACGACACTCCGCCAGGGCTCGACGAAGACGCGCAACGCCAACTCCTCGACCTTCTGGGCCTGGGAGACCTGCGCGACCACCACCCCTTCGATCGCCTCTCCCCCGGCCAGCAACAACGCCTGGCCCTGGTCCGCGCGCTCACCCTGAAGCCCCGGGCCCTCCTCCTCGACGAACCCACCGCCTCGCTCGACCCCGAGCGCCGCGACCTCGTCGAAGCCCTCCTGCTGCGCTACCTCAACGACGATCCGACGCGCGCCCTGATCTGGATCAGCCACTCCCGCCAACAACGCCAACGCCTGGCCACCCGCACCCTCTCCATCCACCGCTGGCGCCCCCCGGCCTCGACCTCGCCATGA
- a CDS encoding lysophospholipid acyltransferase family protein: protein MNPIPTDISWKRRLITTSAWFALAILMPASLPLTLPLALLWGLVARDHFSAARALIFLSYFFVLECTGLLFALVHWLRFHLLGLSPQAYERANRRVQRWWSRGLFWTALKLFGARISVKGLDHLDNPHPAVILCRHASTLDTMLPLGIASSPRIFAYVIKSELLADPALDYVAQRIPNVFVNRGTNNPEAEVQKILALARDHRDTFSLVLYPEGTRFSPAKRQRLLDKFAASPDKADLLATARALTHTLPPLRDGALKLVEHAADKDLVFIAHRGIDRVGSMAELFTGALTHAHLEVNIWRIPAAQVPRDPELIAPFILEHWQRINDFVAAAQTHPTTA, encoded by the coding sequence ATGAACCCCATCCCCACCGACATCTCCTGGAAGCGCCGCCTGATCACCACCTCCGCCTGGTTCGCGCTCGCCATCCTCATGCCCGCCTCCCTCCCGCTGACCCTCCCCCTGGCCCTGCTCTGGGGCCTGGTCGCCCGCGACCACTTCTCGGCCGCCCGCGCCCTGATCTTCCTGAGCTACTTCTTTGTCCTGGAGTGCACCGGCCTGCTCTTCGCCCTGGTCCACTGGCTGCGCTTTCACCTCCTGGGCCTCTCCCCCCAGGCCTACGAGCGTGCCAACCGCCGCGTGCAGCGCTGGTGGTCCCGCGGCCTCTTCTGGACCGCCCTAAAACTCTTCGGCGCCAGAATCTCCGTCAAAGGACTCGACCACCTGGACAACCCCCACCCCGCCGTCATCCTCTGCCGACACGCCTCCACCCTCGACACCATGCTCCCCCTGGGCATCGCCTCCTCTCCCCGCATCTTCGCCTACGTCATCAAGTCCGAGCTCCTGGCCGACCCCGCCCTCGACTACGTCGCCCAGCGCATCCCCAACGTCTTTGTCAACCGCGGCACCAACAACCCCGAGGCCGAAGTCCAAAAAATCCTCGCGCTGGCCCGGGACCACCGCGACACCTTCTCGCTGGTCCTCTACCCCGAAGGCACCCGCTTCTCCCCGGCCAAGCGCCAGCGCCTCCTCGATAAATTCGCCGCCTCCCCCGATAAAGCCGACCTCCTGGCCACCGCCCGCGCCCTCACCCACACCCTCCCCCCCCTGCGCGACGGCGCCCTCAAACTCGTCGAACACGCCGCCGACAAAGACCTGGTCTTCATCGCCCACCGCGGCATCGATCGCGTCGGCTCCATGGCCGAACTCTTCACCGGCGCCCTCACCCACGCCCACCTCGAAGTCAACATCTGGCGCATCCCCGCCGCTCAGGTCCCCCGAGACCCCGAACTCATCGCCCCCTTCATCCTGGAACACTGGCAGCGCATCAACGACTTCGTCGCCGCCGCCCAGACTCACCCCACAACCGCCTGA
- a CDS encoding Eco57I restriction-modification methylase domain-containing protein gives MGKGMERVGGGAQVRALMQAGDVRGLARAMGYEVVGVEVMGAALRAWGLWDGDLAGLEGLEVVGRGEGYRLMCVRGGSWERARALMMKVAARSEGMTVVWWWLSGEAWTAAMVDDDEEGRRIVRRLRVDGREPDPVGLGQWWALRVSDVVKGGAAGEGEAVRRQVRDVLDQEGVTRAFFEGFSGALRRLTATMEGGPAEAQARHEVALGTLLRVVFLYFLQARGALDGDRRYVMRRLRREGRRGSFYREVMRPLFFGALNCPVGARGEEARGLGRLPFLNGGLFEATARELASPELDWPDEVWREVLEGVFERHRFVAEWAEAGDLSPAVDPEMLGKVFEGLMYGEWRGRSGSFYTPREVVRQMVGQGLGGYLESEAGLSRAQAQGALEGDVRGLDAEGRARLREALWRVRVLDPAVGTGAFLLEVLGVLRRVDRALDEAAGVVRTAGERYERMRRLIHEHLYGVDVQATAVRLCELRLWLAMLSALEGLPAEAMPALPNLTHRLCAGNSLLEPLDVARYRVKGEVGAWGEVGEVSREGLERLAQLEEAYTAAHGEEKVVLKRAMERAQRAVQAEVLEGRLSRLKRELEQLAARAESRDLFGEEAGEGPREREAREKLEVEVRALEEVLADVEAGRREGLAFGYGERFGGVMARGGFDLVVTNPPWVRATRVERGLRGLYRARYRVSEPGLWEGAAHAGVRATFGAQADLAALFVERSLELLKPGGRLVALVPGKVLRSLNGASLRRVLGEHELEGVEDRSEASAAMFEATTYPAVLRVRKGGGAGEVWRGVEVAIWRGKEVRRFTRRVEALGVWGAAAGEPWVLVDEEVLGLFRRMQARSVALGAAGLWEVRRGVMTGCNQAFLVESGAEPSGCFAGASSYLRPAVGGRDIGGEGQAGRRWLVWPVDAQGEVMRELPRGLRAHFEGYAGALKRRSDYREGQPLWQLYRVHADVLGPKVMWADLGQRLEAVASSGEEVPLNTVYYAGVRSEGEARALAAYLNSEPVRALAWALGERARGEWRRHFAWVVRLLPVPRAFVEAVVRGEGFEAWWEGGAFEEAWGLSGREVEVLRRYREGSGALTTREVA, from the coding sequence ATGGGCAAGGGCATGGAGAGGGTGGGGGGAGGGGCGCAGGTGAGGGCGTTGATGCAGGCCGGCGATGTGCGGGGGCTGGCCCGGGCGATGGGGTATGAGGTGGTGGGGGTGGAAGTGATGGGCGCGGCGTTGCGGGCCTGGGGGCTGTGGGACGGGGATCTGGCCGGCCTGGAGGGGCTGGAGGTGGTGGGTCGGGGGGAGGGGTATCGTCTGATGTGTGTGCGCGGGGGGAGCTGGGAGCGGGCGCGGGCGTTGATGATGAAGGTGGCCGCGCGCAGTGAGGGGATGACGGTGGTGTGGTGGTGGTTGAGCGGGGAGGCGTGGACGGCGGCGATGGTGGATGACGATGAGGAGGGGCGGCGGATCGTGCGGCGGCTGCGGGTGGATGGGAGGGAGCCCGATCCGGTGGGGCTGGGGCAGTGGTGGGCGCTGCGGGTGAGCGATGTGGTTAAGGGGGGGGCGGCCGGGGAGGGAGAGGCGGTACGTCGGCAGGTGCGGGATGTGCTGGATCAGGAGGGGGTGACGCGGGCGTTTTTTGAGGGGTTTTCGGGGGCGTTGCGGCGTTTGACGGCGACGATGGAGGGGGGGCCCGCGGAGGCTCAGGCTCGGCATGAGGTGGCGCTGGGGACTCTGTTGAGGGTGGTGTTTCTGTATTTTTTGCAGGCGCGGGGGGCGTTGGACGGGGATCGGCGCTACGTGATGCGGCGGCTGCGCCGGGAAGGGCGTCGGGGGAGTTTTTATCGGGAGGTGATGCGGCCGCTGTTCTTCGGGGCGTTGAATTGTCCGGTGGGGGCTCGTGGGGAGGAGGCCCGGGGGTTGGGGCGGTTGCCATTTTTGAACGGGGGGCTGTTTGAGGCCACGGCGCGGGAGCTGGCGAGTCCGGAGTTGGATTGGCCCGATGAGGTCTGGCGCGAGGTGTTGGAGGGGGTGTTTGAGCGGCACCGTTTTGTGGCGGAGTGGGCGGAGGCCGGAGACCTGAGTCCGGCGGTGGATCCGGAGATGCTGGGCAAGGTGTTTGAGGGGTTGATGTACGGGGAGTGGCGGGGGAGGTCGGGGAGTTTTTATACGCCGCGCGAGGTGGTTCGACAGATGGTGGGGCAGGGGCTGGGAGGGTACCTGGAGTCGGAGGCCGGGTTGAGCCGTGCGCAGGCGCAGGGGGCGTTGGAGGGGGATGTTCGGGGCCTGGATGCGGAGGGGCGGGCGCGCTTGCGGGAGGCGCTCTGGCGAGTGCGGGTGCTGGATCCGGCGGTGGGGACGGGGGCGTTTTTGCTGGAGGTGCTGGGGGTGTTGCGGCGAGTGGATCGGGCGTTGGATGAGGCCGCCGGGGTGGTGCGTACGGCGGGGGAGCGCTACGAGCGGATGCGGAGGTTGATCCACGAACATCTCTACGGGGTGGATGTGCAGGCCACGGCGGTGCGGCTGTGTGAGCTGCGTTTGTGGCTGGCGATGCTGAGTGCGCTGGAGGGGTTGCCGGCCGAGGCGATGCCGGCGTTGCCGAATCTGACGCATCGGTTGTGCGCGGGGAATTCGTTGTTGGAGCCCCTGGATGTGGCGCGCTACCGGGTGAAGGGAGAGGTGGGCGCCTGGGGGGAGGTGGGAGAGGTGAGTCGGGAGGGTTTGGAGCGGCTGGCGCAGCTGGAGGAGGCGTATACGGCGGCACACGGGGAGGAGAAGGTGGTGTTGAAGCGGGCCATGGAGCGCGCGCAGCGGGCGGTGCAGGCTGAGGTGTTGGAGGGGCGGCTGAGCCGGTTGAAGAGGGAGCTGGAGCAGCTGGCGGCGCGGGCCGAGAGCCGGGACCTCTTCGGGGAGGAGGCGGGAGAGGGGCCTCGGGAGCGGGAGGCGCGGGAGAAGCTGGAGGTGGAGGTGAGGGCGCTGGAGGAGGTGCTGGCCGATGTGGAGGCCGGGCGCCGGGAGGGGCTGGCGTTTGGGTACGGGGAGCGCTTCGGGGGGGTGATGGCGCGGGGCGGGTTTGATCTGGTGGTGACGAATCCGCCCTGGGTGAGGGCGACGCGGGTGGAACGGGGGCTGCGGGGGTTGTATCGGGCGCGTTATCGGGTGAGCGAGCCGGGGTTATGGGAGGGGGCCGCGCATGCCGGGGTGCGGGCGACCTTCGGGGCTCAGGCGGATCTGGCGGCGTTGTTTGTGGAGCGTTCGCTGGAGTTGTTGAAGCCCGGGGGGCGGCTGGTGGCGCTGGTGCCGGGGAAGGTGTTGCGCTCGTTGAACGGGGCGAGTCTGCGGCGAGTGCTGGGGGAGCATGAGCTGGAGGGGGTGGAGGATCGTTCGGAGGCGTCGGCGGCGATGTTTGAGGCGACGACGTATCCGGCGGTGCTGCGTGTACGAAAAGGTGGGGGCGCCGGGGAGGTGTGGCGAGGGGTGGAGGTGGCGATCTGGCGGGGTAAGGAGGTGCGGCGGTTTACGCGCCGGGTGGAGGCGCTGGGGGTCTGGGGGGCGGCGGCTGGCGAGCCCTGGGTGCTGGTAGACGAGGAGGTGCTGGGGCTTTTTCGGCGGATGCAGGCAAGGTCGGTGGCGCTGGGGGCCGCGGGGCTGTGGGAGGTGCGTCGGGGTGTGATGACGGGATGCAATCAGGCGTTTTTGGTGGAGTCAGGGGCGGAGCCTTCGGGGTGCTTTGCCGGCGCGTCGTCGTATCTGCGCCCGGCGGTGGGGGGACGCGATATCGGGGGGGAGGGCCAGGCGGGGCGGCGGTGGCTGGTGTGGCCGGTGGACGCTCAAGGGGAGGTGATGCGCGAGTTGCCCCGGGGGTTGAGGGCGCATTTTGAGGGGTATGCCGGGGCGTTGAAGCGACGCAGCGATTATCGGGAGGGACAGCCACTGTGGCAGCTCTACCGGGTGCATGCCGATGTGCTGGGGCCGAAGGTGATGTGGGCGGATCTGGGGCAGCGGTTGGAGGCGGTGGCGTCGTCGGGAGAGGAGGTGCCGCTGAACACGGTGTATTACGCCGGGGTGCGCAGTGAGGGGGAGGCGCGGGCGCTGGCGGCGTATCTGAACAGCGAGCCGGTGAGGGCGCTGGCCTGGGCGTTGGGGGAGCGGGCGCGGGGAGAGTGGCGTCGCCATTTTGCCTGGGTGGTGCGCCTGCTGCCGGTGCCCCGGGCGTTTGTGGAGGCGGTGGTGCGGGGGGAGGGGTTTGAGGCGTGGTGGGAGGGCGGTGCGTTTGAGGAGGCCTGGGGGTTGAGTGGTCGGGAGGTGGAGGTGCTCCGCAGGTATCGGGAGGGAAGCGGGGCGTTGACGACGCGGGAGGTGGCGTGA
- a CDS encoding site-2 protease family protein: MSCSPIVPMRIRQSTGPRWKLATFSGHTIYVEAWFLALVAFFVFSGLQSAQQLPYQLMWAPILFFGILLHELGHAAAFKKSGFGTSTIVLQGMGGVAINHRANPNPNQGIFIALAGPAVTLALALLSFGGLLALNALAPANAWPLLRHLLQLSAMVNAFWLLFNLLPIFPMDGGQALFHVLRKRNPQRQALANVAKISLGTLMLAAALALYFLNGGIFILLILGFFAYTNWQLLEQTRAR, from the coding sequence ATGTCCTGCTCCCCGATAGTCCCCATGCGTATTCGTCAATCGACCGGTCCCCGCTGGAAACTCGCCACCTTCTCCGGCCACACCATCTACGTCGAAGCCTGGTTTCTTGCCCTGGTAGCCTTCTTCGTCTTCTCCGGCCTCCAATCCGCCCAACAGCTCCCCTACCAGCTGATGTGGGCCCCCATCCTCTTCTTCGGCATACTCCTTCACGAACTCGGACACGCCGCCGCCTTCAAAAAAAGCGGCTTCGGCACCTCCACCATCGTGCTCCAGGGCATGGGCGGCGTCGCCATCAACCACCGCGCCAACCCCAACCCCAACCAGGGCATCTTCATCGCCCTGGCCGGGCCCGCCGTCACCCTGGCCCTGGCCCTGCTCTCCTTCGGCGGCCTCCTGGCCCTCAACGCGCTGGCTCCGGCCAACGCCTGGCCCCTGCTTCGCCACCTCCTCCAACTCTCGGCGATGGTCAACGCCTTCTGGCTCCTCTTCAACCTCCTCCCCATCTTTCCCATGGACGGAGGCCAGGCCCTCTTCCACGTTTTGCGCAAGCGAAACCCCCAACGCCAGGCCCTGGCCAACGTCGCAAAAATCTCGCTCGGCACACTGATGCTCGCTGCCGCCCTGGCGCTCTACTTTCTTAACGGCGGCATCTTCATCCTGCTCATCCTGGGCTTCTTCGCCTACACCAACTGGCAGCTCCTCGAACAAACCCGCGCGCGCTAA